Proteins from a genomic interval of Paenibacillus sp. FSL R5-0623:
- a CDS encoding Tex family protein, whose product MSEQETVLEPNEETIKAERHERIIKQVAKELSLSLKQVRTTSELLDEGNTIPFIARYRKEMTGELDENQLRSIEERIVYLRNLEDRKLEVIRIIEEQGKLTGELKQSITQAVKLQEVEDLYRPYRQKRKTRASVAKEKGLEPLAGWIWGQPKQGDALQEAAKYINAELGVEDAESALQGAKDILAENIADDAAIRAWIRRYTLDHGMLTSEAKDAQEESVYENYYDYRELAKKMPPHRILAINRGERESILKVGLDVQAEPAHRHMEGQIIRGASAVQDILRDVIEDAYKRLIAPSIEREVRGELTEKGENQAISVFSANLRNLLLQPPIHGKRVLGVDPAFRTGCKLAVVDDTGKLLEVAVTYPTPPHNKKREAAEVFHRMIKQYDIGLIVIGNGTGSRETEQFVAEIIQENGDESLVYLIVNEAGASVYSASKLAQEEFPDLDVAERSAASIARRVQDPLAELVKIDPKAIGVGQYQHDVSQKILEESLKAVVESAVNHVGVDVNTASPSLLSYVAGVNATIAKNIVKYREENGRFTNRRQLQKVPRLGAKTYEQCVGFMRIGEGENPLDRTPIHPESYKVVDQLFKELQVALDKLGSKELSVLLSEQQPEQLAVKLDVGVPTLRDILDSLQRPGRDPREEMPLPIFRTDVLKIEDLVEGMELQGTVRNVIDFGAFVDIGIKSDGLVHISQLSNGYVKHPMDVVSVGDNVTVWVMNVDTKKGRVGLTMKKPASAQQTS is encoded by the coding sequence TTGTCTGAACAGGAAACGGTTCTGGAACCCAATGAAGAAACAATAAAGGCAGAACGCCATGAACGAATCATCAAACAGGTAGCCAAGGAACTGTCACTGTCCTTGAAGCAGGTCCGCACAACGTCGGAGCTTCTGGACGAAGGCAATACGATTCCATTTATCGCCCGCTACCGTAAAGAAATGACTGGAGAGCTGGATGAGAACCAGCTGCGATCGATTGAAGAACGCATTGTTTATCTGCGCAATCTTGAGGATCGCAAATTGGAAGTCATCCGTATTATAGAGGAACAGGGCAAACTGACCGGAGAACTGAAGCAATCCATTACGCAAGCTGTGAAGCTGCAAGAAGTGGAAGACTTGTATCGACCTTACCGTCAGAAGCGTAAAACACGTGCCAGTGTGGCCAAGGAAAAAGGTCTTGAACCCCTTGCTGGTTGGATCTGGGGTCAACCGAAACAAGGAGATGCACTCCAGGAAGCTGCGAAATATATCAATGCTGAACTGGGTGTAGAAGATGCGGAGTCGGCGCTTCAGGGAGCCAAAGATATTCTGGCGGAGAATATCGCAGACGATGCTGCCATTCGTGCCTGGATTCGTCGGTACACCTTGGATCACGGGATGCTGACTTCAGAAGCGAAGGATGCTCAAGAGGAGTCCGTGTACGAGAATTATTATGATTACCGCGAATTAGCCAAAAAGATGCCTCCACACCGTATTCTCGCGATTAATCGCGGTGAACGTGAGAGTATTCTGAAAGTCGGCCTGGACGTACAGGCAGAACCGGCCCATCGCCATATGGAAGGACAGATCATTCGTGGTGCTTCTGCCGTGCAGGATATCCTGCGTGATGTGATTGAAGATGCATACAAGCGGCTGATTGCGCCTTCCATCGAGCGTGAAGTTCGTGGAGAGCTCACGGAAAAGGGTGAAAATCAGGCTATATCGGTATTCTCGGCCAATCTGCGTAATCTGTTGCTTCAACCGCCGATTCATGGCAAACGTGTGCTGGGTGTCGATCCTGCCTTTCGTACAGGTTGTAAACTTGCTGTAGTAGATGATACGGGCAAGTTGCTGGAAGTGGCTGTGACCTACCCAACGCCACCACACAACAAGAAACGTGAAGCTGCGGAAGTATTTCATCGGATGATCAAGCAATATGATATCGGACTGATCGTCATTGGTAATGGTACCGGATCACGTGAGACGGAGCAGTTTGTAGCCGAGATCATTCAGGAAAACGGTGACGAAAGTCTTGTGTATCTAATCGTTAACGAAGCAGGCGCGAGCGTATATTCTGCATCCAAGCTGGCCCAGGAAGAGTTCCCTGATCTGGATGTTGCAGAGCGTAGTGCGGCTTCCATTGCTCGCCGGGTACAAGATCCGCTTGCGGAGTTGGTTAAGATTGATCCAAAAGCCATTGGCGTGGGTCAATATCAGCATGACGTATCCCAGAAGATTCTCGAAGAAAGCCTGAAGGCTGTCGTGGAATCTGCAGTTAACCATGTGGGTGTGGACGTGAATACGGCATCACCTTCGTTACTGTCATATGTAGCCGGAGTTAACGCTACGATTGCCAAAAACATTGTGAAGTACCGTGAAGAGAATGGCCGGTTCACGAACCGCCGTCAGCTTCAGAAGGTTCCGCGTCTGGGTGCCAAAACCTACGAGCAGTGCGTAGGATTTATGCGTATTGGTGAGGGCGAGAATCCATTGGATCGTACACCGATTCACCCTGAGTCTTACAAGGTAGTGGATCAGCTGTTCAAGGAGCTTCAGGTTGCACTGGACAAGCTGGGAAGCAAGGAACTGTCGGTGTTACTGTCGGAGCAACAGCCAGAGCAATTAGCTGTGAAACTGGACGTAGGTGTACCTACATTGCGTGACATTCTGGACAGCTTGCAGCGTCCGGGTCGTGACCCGCGTGAAGAAATGCCGTTGCCAATCTTCCGTACAGATGTATTGAAAATTGAGGATCTGGTGGAAGGCATGGAGCTGCAAGGTACGGTTCGGAACGTTATTGATTTCGGTGCTTTTGTTGATATTGGGATCAAGAGTGATGGACTTGTCCATATCTCACAGCTCAGCAACGGGTATGTTAAACATCCGATGGATGTTGTATCTGTCGGGGATAATGTAACGGTCTGGGTTATGAATGTGGATACCAAAAAAGGCCGTGTCGGCCTGACGATGAAGAAGCCTGCATCAGCGCAACAGACTTCTTAA
- the cmpA gene encoding cortex morphogenetic protein CmpA, whose protein sequence is MPQWLCNQLMRAFHKKDSRQIKLLNECWFFYRNKPANGTPRSAENEL, encoded by the coding sequence TTGCCTCAATGGCTTTGCAATCAACTGATGCGTGCATTTCACAAAAAGGACAGCCGGCAAATCAAGTTGCTGAACGAATGCTGGTTCTTTTATCGCAATAAACCAGCAAATGGCACACCACGTAGCGCGGAGAACGAACTTTAA
- a CDS encoding hydrolase/acyltransferase, translated as MPTMRYVILQQEQQLQFVEMPADYAYQLSALNLRLHKEIDKLTAADVPVLPWAIAECDSLDLLNENLIIIGGLDYINALEESFAALRESHYPLISLLTEIRALQAQLEQWYEEEMEAL; from the coding sequence ATGCCTACAATGCGCTATGTCATCCTGCAGCAGGAACAACAATTGCAGTTCGTGGAAATGCCGGCAGATTACGCCTATCAACTCAGTGCGCTCAACCTGCGCCTGCACAAGGAAATTGATAAACTCACTGCAGCAGATGTCCCTGTCCTGCCTTGGGCGATCGCCGAATGTGACAGCCTCGATCTCCTAAACGAAAATCTTATTATCATCGGCGGCCTTGATTATATCAATGCGCTTGAAGAATCTTTTGCAGCACTACGTGAAAGCCATTATCCTTTGATTTCTCTGCTTACCGAAATCCGGGCTCTTCAGGCCCAATTGGAACAATGGTATGAAGAAGAGATGGAAGCTCTCTAA
- a CDS encoding SprT family protein: MENEELQQWIEQVSLDHFGVPFTHEALFNSRLTTTGGRYMLKSHRIEINPHQLEAYGRDEVEKIIKHELCHYHLHIRGRGYQHRDPEFKALLQKVGGSRYCQSLPDGKGRKPLPYRYKLVCKSCGTEYLRKRKIDPKRYRCGRCAGKLGLQNI, from the coding sequence ATGGAAAATGAGGAATTGCAACAATGGATTGAACAGGTATCACTGGATCATTTCGGAGTGCCGTTCACCCATGAAGCTTTGTTTAACAGTCGCCTGACCACGACGGGTGGGCGTTATATGCTCAAAAGTCACCGGATTGAGATCAATCCGCATCAACTCGAAGCCTATGGGCGAGATGAGGTTGAGAAAATTATCAAGCATGAGCTGTGTCACTATCATCTGCATATTCGTGGGCGCGGCTATCAGCATCGTGACCCGGAATTCAAGGCTTTATTGCAGAAGGTAGGCGGCTCGCGTTACTGCCAATCACTTCCTGACGGCAAAGGCAGAAAGCCGCTGCCATATCGTTATAAGCTGGTGTGCAAGAGCTGTGGTACGGAATATTTGCGCAAGCGGAAAATAGATCCGAAGCGATACCGTTGTGGTCGTTGCGCGGGAAAACTGGGCCTTCAGAATATTTGA
- a CDS encoding winged helix-turn-helix domain-containing protein: protein MNVYPNITVIASLIADPSRAIFLSSLLDGRALPAGELAHMASVTPQTASSHLAKLVEGGLLEVEQQGRHRYYRLASKEIANLIETMASIAPPVQVRSLKQSNQLQQLSYARTCYGHLAGKLGISLCEALLEKGYLTEPEETHSKDYHVTEKGTQWFTTFGIKLQMKPGSRRAIARKCLDWSERRHHLSGMLGEQLRHRLSELDWIRQKTGSRSVEVTEAGKKGLYEMLSITL, encoded by the coding sequence ATGAATGTATATCCGAATATTACTGTTATTGCGTCGTTAATCGCTGATCCAAGCCGCGCTATTTTTCTGTCATCCTTACTGGATGGCCGTGCGTTGCCTGCAGGAGAGCTTGCTCATATGGCAAGTGTCACTCCCCAGACGGCAAGCAGCCATTTAGCTAAACTCGTAGAGGGAGGATTACTCGAAGTTGAACAACAAGGACGCCACCGATACTACCGTCTTGCAAGTAAAGAAATTGCTAATCTGATTGAAACGATGGCCAGTATTGCCCCGCCGGTACAGGTACGCTCTCTCAAACAATCCAATCAGCTTCAACAATTGAGTTATGCACGGACTTGTTATGGTCATTTGGCCGGCAAATTGGGAATTTCACTCTGTGAAGCCTTGTTAGAGAAGGGGTATCTTACGGAGCCCGAAGAGACACACAGTAAGGATTATCATGTTACGGAGAAAGGAACGCAATGGTTCACTACGTTTGGAATTAAACTTCAGATGAAGCCAGGATCACGCCGGGCCATCGCTCGTAAATGTCTGGATTGGAGCGAACGCCGTCATCATCTCTCAGGTATGCTCGGGGAACAACTCAGACATCGATTATCGGAACTGGACTGGATTCGTCAAAAAACAGGAAGTCGCTCTGTCGAAGTAACGGAAGCAGGCAAGAAAGGTTTATACGAGATGTTGAGCATCACACTTTAA
- a CDS encoding flavin reductase family protein, translating to MKKITKQDFATEQLSESPAVIQHETINPSILYYGTPVVLLSTLNEDGSTNLSPLSSSWALGDCLVLGLGTQGKAYENLSRNPECVINLPDATMWKKVEALGRYTGVTPVPEEKRKMGYEYCHDKFTVAGLTSECSVQVAPDKIVECPLQIEAAVQHIRIPEHTPFMAIVEVKALKVHAHTKLISGPNKINPEEWHPLIYNFRHYFGLGKRQGENFRVEN from the coding sequence ATGAAAAAGATAACGAAACAGGACTTTGCTACAGAGCAGTTGTCGGAGAGTCCAGCAGTGATTCAACATGAAACGATTAACCCGAGTATTTTATATTATGGTACGCCTGTAGTGCTGCTGAGCACATTAAATGAGGATGGATCAACCAACCTGTCACCATTATCCTCGTCTTGGGCACTGGGGGATTGTCTGGTTCTCGGTCTAGGTACACAGGGCAAAGCCTATGAAAATCTGAGTCGAAACCCGGAGTGTGTAATTAATCTGCCGGACGCGACCATGTGGAAAAAGGTTGAGGCATTGGGTCGTTATACGGGAGTTACCCCGGTTCCTGAGGAGAAAAGGAAGATGGGCTATGAATATTGTCATGATAAATTCACTGTAGCTGGACTGACATCTGAATGCTCGGTTCAGGTAGCACCAGATAAAATAGTTGAATGTCCGCTCCAGATTGAAGCGGCTGTACAACACATACGTATTCCTGAACATACACCGTTCATGGCGATTGTTGAAGTGAAAGCGTTGAAGGTGCACGCGCACACCAAACTAATATCTGGACCGAACAAAATTAATCCGGAGGAATGGCATCCGCTGATATATAATTTCAGACATTATTTCGGATTGGGCAAGAGACAAGGGGAAAATTTCCGGGTTGAGAATTGA
- a CDS encoding MgtC/SapB family protein: MEVEYLMRVLIAGICGVLIGYERKNRMKEAGIRTHFVVAVGAALMMIVSKYGFQDQAGWDNLSLDPSRIAAQVVSGVGFIGAGMIFTQRHTVRGLTTAAGIWATAGMGLAVGSGLYWTGAGVTLLIVVAQMLLHRPTRWLVSARTETLTIHLQNEGEALKTVLALLGQEKISVIGFKTEQQTSTDSVEETVLEFTLQLPGSYRGEQLIILLQDVPHVRSAELK; encoded by the coding sequence ATGGAAGTGGAATATTTGATGCGTGTACTCATAGCTGGAATATGTGGTGTGCTAATCGGATATGAGCGCAAGAACCGAATGAAAGAGGCGGGAATTCGTACTCATTTTGTGGTTGCTGTAGGTGCTGCACTGATGATGATTGTATCGAAGTACGGATTCCAGGACCAGGCTGGCTGGGACAATCTGTCTCTTGATCCGTCAAGGATTGCTGCACAAGTCGTTAGCGGTGTGGGGTTCATTGGAGCCGGGATGATCTTCACACAGCGGCATACGGTCAGGGGATTGACCACAGCGGCTGGCATATGGGCTACGGCAGGCATGGGACTTGCTGTGGGTTCAGGTCTGTATTGGACCGGTGCAGGCGTGACACTGCTTATTGTCGTGGCACAGATGTTACTGCATAGACCCACACGTTGGTTGGTATCCGCCCGAACAGAGACGTTAACCATCCATCTGCAAAATGAAGGAGAGGCCTTGAAGACTGTTTTGGCACTGCTGGGACAGGAAAAGATCTCGGTCATCGGATTTAAGACTGAACAGCAAACAAGCACGGACTCCGTGGAAGAGACTGTGCTTGAGTTCACATTGCAACTACCGGGTTCATACCGGGGCGAGCAACTGATTATTTTGTTACAGGACGTGCCTCACGTTCGATCTGCGGAGTTAAAATGA
- a CDS encoding Cof-type HAD-IIB family hydrolase, with protein MKLFATDLDGTLLNIDSQISPENAAAIQKAQQSGMKVTIATGRVYSDVVTISREGGIKTPIIGSNGATIHDADGERLFHLPLERDTAASVMQWLEDHDVYYEASTQQGIYAPRSSHETLLAEMERVLGSNPGEDIARMIRSIKKHYDKKDYHRVNSHLEIPAEAYIYNIMAFSMNPDKVKTGREYFASRSDVAMVVSFEHNFEMQHPDVSKGNALTKLAAHLNISMEDTVAIGDNFNDVSMLKMAGLGIAMGNGEPEIQALAKAITLTNVEHGVAHAIECLLEGKPVSRPETIVGEGQ; from the coding sequence ATGAAATTATTTGCCACAGATTTAGATGGAACTTTGTTGAACATAGATAGCCAGATTAGCCCGGAGAATGCCGCAGCCATCCAAAAGGCCCAGCAATCTGGTATGAAAGTTACCATTGCAACAGGACGTGTCTATTCCGATGTTGTGACCATCAGCCGCGAAGGTGGAATCAAAACACCAATTATTGGCTCCAACGGAGCGACAATTCATGATGCAGACGGTGAACGTTTATTCCATCTTCCGCTCGAGCGTGACACAGCAGCTTCCGTCATGCAGTGGCTGGAAGATCATGATGTCTATTATGAGGCTTCAACACAACAAGGCATCTATGCCCCGCGTAGCAGTCATGAGACCTTGCTCGCCGAGATGGAACGTGTTCTTGGTTCAAACCCTGGTGAGGACATTGCACGCATGATTCGCTCCATCAAGAAACACTATGACAAAAAAGACTACCACCGCGTAAACAGCCATCTCGAAATTCCGGCAGAAGCCTACATCTATAATATTATGGCCTTCTCCATGAATCCGGACAAAGTAAAGACAGGACGAGAATACTTCGCTTCCCGATCCGATGTCGCTATGGTTGTATCCTTTGAACATAACTTCGAAATGCAGCACCCGGACGTATCCAAAGGTAATGCCCTCACCAAACTGGCGGCTCACCTGAACATCTCCATGGAAGATACAGTAGCGATCGGTGATAACTTCAACGATGTCTCCATGTTAAAAATGGCAGGACTCGGCATCGCCATGGGTAATGGCGAACCCGAGATCCAGGCATTAGCCAAAGCCATAACGCTGACCAATGTGGAGCACGGTGTTGCCCATGCCATCGAGTGCCTGCTTGAAGGCAAACCGGTATCCCGCCCAGAAACAATTGTCGGAGAAGGTCAGTAA
- a CDS encoding DeoR/GlpR family DNA-binding transcription regulator encodes MFQEERMQLIVEHLRKHNRISADDIVALFDVSRDTARRDLIKLEEQDAIIRTRGGAILPPPPQEFRSYKDRLLDVSEEKRAIGKLAAAIVREGEIIILDSSTTVQACAENLNGKSCTVITNSIHSADLLSNHTAVQIRLLGGKVDKEQRYVYGTSVIETLSHYYVDKAFIGIGGITMDGFSASEEEGKIKHQMMKAAKKVVVLADQSKFDRRYGYRFADWSLVDVLITDQWPTKEWLVFLAEQQVEILIPEPTDDKEL; translated from the coding sequence TTGTTTCAAGAAGAACGAATGCAGCTCATTGTTGAACATCTACGCAAACACAATCGCATCTCAGCCGATGATATTGTCGCCTTGTTTGATGTATCACGGGATACTGCACGCAGGGATCTGATTAAGCTTGAGGAACAGGATGCCATTATCCGAACACGTGGCGGCGCGATTCTCCCCCCTCCTCCGCAAGAATTTAGATCCTACAAAGACCGTTTACTCGATGTATCTGAGGAAAAGAGGGCCATCGGCAAACTCGCTGCGGCCATTGTAAGGGAAGGCGAGATTATTATTCTGGACTCATCCACGACTGTGCAGGCCTGTGCCGAGAACTTAAACGGCAAATCCTGTACCGTCATTACCAATTCGATTCATTCCGCTGATCTTCTCTCCAATCACACTGCTGTCCAGATTCGTTTGCTCGGAGGCAAAGTAGATAAGGAACAACGTTATGTCTACGGTACCTCTGTTATCGAGACCCTCTCCCACTATTATGTAGATAAAGCCTTTATCGGAATTGGCGGTATCACCATGGATGGCTTCAGTGCTTCCGAAGAGGAAGGGAAGATTAAACACCAAATGATGAAAGCTGCCAAGAAAGTTGTTGTTCTTGCAGATCAATCCAAGTTTGATAGACGTTATGGTTATCGTTTTGCCGACTGGTCATTGGTGGATGTATTGATTACGGATCAATGGCCAACCAAAGAATGGCTTGTTTTTCTAGCCGAACAACAGGTTGAGATTCTCATTCCTGAACCTACAGATGATAAGGAGTTGTAA
- a CDS encoding helix-turn-helix transcriptional regulator: protein MQSIYERIEHLIAERGMTKKAFCQQLKISTGNLGDWKRGKSIPSTNKLIEIASFFDVSLDWLMIGRPSKEAMVREKREDYFFDVLRQLNCQESELSTVEQSFISEYIEFTRYRKSKESKDAGDYRYKTENKSENDSEENEA, encoded by the coding sequence ATGCAGTCGATCTATGAGCGAATTGAACACCTGATTGCCGAACGAGGAATGACCAAGAAGGCTTTCTGTCAACAGCTGAAGATCAGCACAGGCAATCTGGGTGATTGGAAACGTGGCAAGTCTATTCCGAGTACGAATAAATTAATTGAGATTGCTTCGTTTTTTGATGTGAGCCTCGACTGGCTCATGATTGGACGTCCATCGAAGGAAGCGATGGTTCGGGAAAAACGGGAGGATTATTTTTTTGACGTTTTGCGGCAATTGAATTGCCAAGAAAGTGAATTATCGACTGTGGAACAGTCTTTTATCAGCGAATATATTGAGTTCACCCGTTACCGCAAATCGAAGGAAAGCAAGGATGCAGGCGACTATCGCTATAAAACTGAGAACAAATCAGAGAACGATTCTGAGGAAAATGAAGCGTAA
- a CDS encoding urease accessory protein UreD, whose product MNMALTRINSSSVPTGTEITRNESAGAPVTRRSELRANFAFQGDRTVMTDRYYSAPLRFSRSFRPPGGGTELCVYTSDVSPGVLNGDLYHSEWELGEGTHVMLSSTSATRLHPTPSIPSSVNHHFRLGKGATLEYFPECVIPFKGSSSSLAVTFELEEQAILAYADIWSAGRIHRGEAFQFERYRSLTEIWQGEQLAVWDRFGLEPDTDDPKHSASLLHYTHTAALWMIAPGLGTTELEQVRSALPPDGRMLAGASLLATGGIGVRLLGMAAWELQEKCLQIWNTLRPHLLGKETLAFRK is encoded by the coding sequence ATGAACATGGCACTCACTCGCATTAATTCATCTTCTGTCCCCACGGGAACAGAGATAACTAGGAATGAAAGTGCAGGTGCGCCCGTCACACGCCGCAGCGAGCTTCGGGCCAACTTTGCCTTTCAAGGCGACCGGACTGTCATGACTGATCGTTATTACAGCGCACCACTCCGGTTTAGCCGATCTTTTCGGCCTCCCGGAGGCGGAACCGAATTATGTGTGTACACGTCAGACGTCTCGCCCGGAGTCCTTAACGGGGATCTTTATCATTCCGAGTGGGAATTAGGTGAAGGCACCCATGTCATGTTGAGCAGCACATCTGCTACCAGACTCCATCCCACACCTTCCATTCCTTCATCCGTTAATCATCACTTTCGGTTGGGAAAAGGGGCCACGCTGGAATACTTCCCTGAATGCGTCATTCCCTTCAAGGGAAGTTCTTCTTCGCTCGCTGTAACCTTTGAGCTGGAAGAACAGGCGATTCTGGCTTATGCAGATATCTGGTCTGCCGGACGGATTCATCGGGGAGAAGCGTTCCAATTCGAGCGTTACCGCAGCTTGACGGAGATATGGCAAGGAGAGCAACTGGCTGTCTGGGATCGATTCGGACTCGAACCGGATACCGATGATCCCAAACACTCGGCGTCTCTCCTTCACTATACCCATACCGCTGCGTTGTGGATGATTGCCCCAGGACTGGGCACTACGGAGTTGGAGCAAGTCAGATCCGCGCTGCCACCAGATGGACGAATGCTCGCAGGTGCAAGTTTGCTGGCAACAGGTGGCATCGGCGTTCGACTCCTTGGCATGGCAGCTTGGGAGCTTCAGGAGAAGTGTCTTCAGATCTGGAACACACTCCGCCCACATCTGCTGGGCAAAGAAACCCTCGCCTTTCGTAAATAA
- the ureG gene encoding urease accessory protein UreG, with protein MCGGANHTHHPEWERKAFDRSRPMRIGIGGPVGSGKTALVEKLSKALRTRYSLAVITNDIYTKEDAEILLRQNALAPERIIGVETGGCPHTAIREDASMNFEAVDELIERFPDLQLIFIESGGDNLSAAFSPELADVFIYIIDVAQGEKLPRKGGPGITRSDLLLINKTDLAPYVGASLEVMKNDTERVREGRPYVMSNLMSGEGVSEIVHWLEHQYMDDDASAAHLHSHSHEHGTHSH; from the coding sequence ATGTGTGGAGGAGCTAATCATACGCATCATCCGGAGTGGGAACGTAAGGCATTTGATCGGAGTCGTCCGATGCGAATTGGAATTGGTGGACCGGTAGGTTCAGGTAAAACAGCCCTTGTGGAGAAGCTGTCCAAGGCACTGCGTACACGTTATAGCCTTGCTGTCATCACCAATGACATTTATACCAAGGAAGATGCCGAGATTTTGCTGCGTCAGAATGCATTGGCACCAGAGCGTATTATCGGCGTAGAGACAGGCGGATGCCCGCACACCGCTATTCGTGAGGATGCCTCCATGAATTTCGAAGCGGTTGACGAGTTGATTGAACGTTTCCCGGACCTACAACTAATCTTCATCGAGAGCGGCGGCGACAATCTCTCTGCTGCATTCAGTCCGGAACTGGCCGATGTGTTCATCTACATTATCGACGTTGCCCAAGGGGAGAAACTTCCTCGCAAAGGCGGTCCCGGCATCACACGTTCAGATCTGTTGTTAATCAACAAAACCGACCTCGCCCCTTACGTTGGTGCAAGCCTGGAAGTTATGAAAAATGATACCGAACGGGTACGCGAAGGCCGCCCTTATGTCATGTCTAATCTAATGAGCGGTGAAGGTGTATCCGAGATTGTCCACTGGCTCGAACATCAATATATGGATGACGATGCTTCCGCTGCACATCTGCATTCACACAGCCATGAACATGGCACTCACTCGCATTAA
- a CDS encoding urease accessory protein UreF → MNSGTKLLRYVQLLDSALPIGGFSHSFGLEAYTHDGTVQNTAQLEQFIRSQLHSSLVRLDGLAIKGVYQAIKQQDAALLALYDKRVHAQRSPRELRESGHKMGKRLLKLARSLYPWMDFSLIDEAIREYGAYCGITTIHGYINYQLEIELDEAVTGHLYTSVNAYVNSALRLLPIGQTEAQMLIQKLLDDIEAEWALIRDNDPEDMHSFGIAQEIYAMRHETLPARLFMS, encoded by the coding sequence ATGAACAGTGGCACGAAGCTACTCCGTTATGTTCAGCTGCTGGATTCAGCCCTACCCATCGGTGGTTTCTCCCATTCCTTCGGTCTGGAAGCTTACACGCATGATGGCACCGTGCAAAACACCGCGCAGCTTGAACAGTTTATTCGCAGCCAGCTTCATTCCAGTCTTGTACGACTAGATGGTCTTGCCATCAAAGGTGTCTATCAGGCGATAAAACAGCAAGATGCCGCTCTACTTGCCCTGTATGACAAACGTGTCCACGCCCAGCGCTCCCCTCGGGAACTCAGGGAAAGCGGCCACAAAATGGGAAAACGACTGCTCAAGCTGGCCCGTTCACTCTATCCATGGATGGACTTTTCCCTGATTGATGAGGCCATACGGGAATACGGCGCGTATTGCGGCATCACGACCATTCACGGTTATATCAACTATCAATTGGAGATTGAATTGGATGAAGCCGTTACCGGGCATCTGTATACCTCAGTGAACGCTTATGTGAACAGCGCACTTCGCCTGCTGCCCATCGGACAAACCGAAGCGCAGATGTTGATTCAGAAATTGCTTGATGATATCGAAGCAGAATGGGCGCTCATTCGGGACAATGACCCGGAAGATATGCACAGCTTCGGAATCGCCCAGGAAATCTACGCCATGCGGCATGAGACCTTACCCGCGCGGCTGTTTATGTCTTAA